A stretch of DNA from Gimesia chilikensis:
CAGAGTTTTTCTGCCGTCGCCTGATCGACAGGACGGTTGAAACTTAAAATCGAACCGAAGGCACTGACCGGGTCACCGGCGTAAGCTTTTTCGAACGCTTCAGCGAGCGTCTCTGCAGTGGCACAGCCACAGGGATTGGTGTGTTTGATGACCACAGCGGCTGGCTGATCGAAGTCACTGGCAATCTGCAGGGCGGCATCCAGGTCCAGGTAATTATTGTAGGACAGTTCTTTACCGTTTAACTGCTCTGCCTGGGCGACGCTGGCTGCCGGTGGATTCTGTTCGGCGTAGAAAGCGGCTCCCTGGTGCGGGTTCTCGCCGTAACGCAATTGATCGCGCTTCACCAGATTGATGCTGACCGATTCGGGGAAACGGCTTTGTGAATCTGCTTCCGCAGGCAAAACCGAAGCCATGAAATTAGCGACGGCCCGATCATAGCGTGCAGTCATTTCAAACGCAGCGGCAGAGAGTTCCAGTCGAAATTCGGGAGTCAGCGGACCAGTCTTGAGTGCATCGAGCACACGATTATATTGTGACTGATTGGTCACGATGCCGACATAGGCATGATTCTTAGCAGCGGAACGAACCATGCTGGGGCCGCCGATATCAATCTGTTCGATTGCCTCGGGCAGGGTCACATCCGGCTTGGCAATCGTGGCTTCAAAGGGATACAGATTACAGACCACCAGTTCGAACGGTACGATTTCAAACTCTTTGATCGAAGCCGCATCGCTGGGGAGATCGGGACGTCCCAGAATGGCGCCGTGGACCTTGGGATGCAGAGTCTTGACGCGTCCATCCATGATCTCAGGGAAGCCCGTGTAAGTAGAGATGTCAATGACATTGACTCCCTGCTCTTCGAGGTAACGGCGTGTGCCCCCCGTGGAGATAAACTCAAAACCCAGTTCAGCCAGACCTTTGACAAAATCATCCAGACCCGATTTGTCACTGACACTGACCAACGCCCGACGCGGATAAGAATCGCTCATTTGTTTCTAAATCAATTTCCGAAGAATACAGAAATACAGTATTTCTGAGAGAGAAAAAGCGTACCTGAGTGCGCGGCGAAAGGGGGCCTGCCTGACACAGACCACAGAATCATTCTCTCGGGCACTCAACCAGAGGTCAGTTTAGCCACTCTCTGGTCAGAAAACAAACGAGGCATACCCTGCTTCAGCAGAAGAGGCGAACCTGTTTACTGAACAGGGTTTTCAGTCGCCGGAGCTTCGGTATTCGCATTATCCGCAGCAGGTTCGGGAGCCACTTCGGGCAGAATCGGGTATTTATCCTGGTGCTTGAAGCGAATCGGGAACGGTAAATCTTTCTGTTTCAGACAGAGAATGACGCCTGATTCAGAAGCACAGAAAATACGGTCGTTCAATTCGTTCATGAGCTTGACCTGATACTTTCGCAGAGGAACCGCAGAGAGCAGTGCTCCATCCTTACGGGACAGCACGAGCAGATTCCCCAGTTCATCCGTGGCATAAACCCGGGTGGGTGACATGGAAATAAAGGTCGAACCCAGTGGCTGCCACCATTCTTCCATACCGGTTTCACTGGAGAGCTGGAACAGGCCGCTCTTGCGTGAAGAGAGATAGA
This window harbors:
- the purH gene encoding bifunctional phosphoribosylaminoimidazolecarboxamide formyltransferase/IMP cyclohydrolase encodes the protein MSDSYPRRALVSVSDKSGLDDFVKGLAELGFEFISTGGTRRYLEEQGVNVIDISTYTGFPEIMDGRVKTLHPKVHGAILGRPDLPSDAASIKEFEIVPFELVVCNLYPFEATIAKPDVTLPEAIEQIDIGGPSMVRSAAKNHAYVGIVTNQSQYNRVLDALKTGPLTPEFRLELSAAAFEMTARYDRAVANFMASVLPAEADSQSRFPESVSINLVKRDQLRYGENPHQGAAFYAEQNPPAASVAQAEQLNGKELSYNNYLDLDAALQIASDFDQPAAVVIKHTNPCGCATAETLAEAFEKAYAGDPVSAFGSILSFNRPVDQATAEKLCEPNRFIEAIIAPDYEPAAFELLTTKPKWKKNVRLMKCPMMQEPAEPSLDYRRVSGGLLVQEKDELRDDKSDWKVVTEREPTPEELNSLSFGWVVCRHVKSNAIVIAKDEMLLGAGAGQMSRLDSSYIAAYKAGDRSQGSIVASDAFFPFRDGVDEAAKAGVTAIIQPGGSVRDEEVIAACNEHNIAMIFTGRRHFKH